A region of the Falco biarmicus isolate bFalBia1 chromosome 10, bFalBia1.pri, whole genome shotgun sequence genome:
CCAACACGGTGTAACTTAAGCTGCTCACACGTTTGCCGGTGCAGTTTTAAAGCTCCAGCACGGCTTTTTGTTGGCGAGCAGCCGCGTTTCTGTCAGGGCCCTGGCTAGGCCTTGCCCCGAGGCCTGCTCCCGCCTGCCGGCCTGGGAGCCCCGCGCCCGGGCCGAGACACCCCCAGCCGCCGGGTCTGGGCAGGGGCGGGGGTCGGCCTCCCCTGGAGGCGGAGGGTTGATAGTTTTGGGGTGAAAGGCccggcgggggtggggggtggcggcCAGGACCCCCgagcggcggccgcggcgcccTGAGGCGGCGCGCGCGCGGAGGAGGTGCTGAGTCACGCTGGGCCAGCAGGAGCGCGCGGCgggccccgcccccgggggctcgcggcggggcggcgcgccGTGACGCTGCGGCACTATAAAACGGGCGGCGCCAGGCGGCGGGTGTTCAGAGCGCGTCGGCGAGGCGGAGCGGAGCGGGTTCCTGCGTCAACAGTGCTTGGACGGAACCGGCCGCGCtcgggcccgccgcccccccccctcaccaCCACCTCTGCCACTTCACCCTGCTGTTAAGTACCCACCGATTCGCCCCGTAAGGCATCGCCATGGCAGCGCCCCCTTCCCAGGTGCGCCAGAACTACCACCAGGACTGCGAAGCCGCCATCAACCGCCAGATCAACCTGGAGCTCTACGCCTCCTACGTGTACCTCAGTATGGTGAGCGGCCGCGGGGTGTGGGCATGaagggagggggctgctgggggcgAGGGGGCGCTGCCGGCCCACCCGGGCCCGCTTGTGGTGGCTggtggcagcggggctgggccgGCCTCGGGGGCAgccgccggggcggggaggTCTGGGCCCGCCCTGGGCCAGGGCCTTGCCGGGGTGGCGGGTGGAAGCGTCGCACCCTCTGTGTGCGGCCTGCCCGAGGGAGGGGGGCCTGGAGGGGCTTGCTGGGGGTGAAGGCGTAGCCGGGGCTGCCCGTGCGCTCCCCGGGCCgggggtggctgcagcagccccggctgccccaCCGGCCCGGGcagggcggcgcggcgggggctaCGGGCGCAGCCgcgctcctcctcctcccccgccTCTGGGCCCTTCCCGGCCTTCCCCTGGGGGTGGGGCGGCCGCCTGTGTTCGGTAGGTGAGGCCTTTATCTCGGGGGCGAACGTGGGTTACACGTTAACCGCTCGGGCCGTTGCCCTTGGCGGACTCGTTATCGGCGCAGCTCAGCAGCTCGCAGGCGGCTCTGCCcttggggctgggctggggagcggCAGCTGGCACCTGGCCCACAGGCGTTCTTGTCTCTCgggcaagggttttttttcgtTCGTGAGTTTTTGAAGTGAGTTGGTGGCAACCCGTGTTTTCCTTGGCGCTGCTTCCATGTCTCTTTTGGCCTGAGACCCCCCATGCTAGCCATAGCTGGGATGAGTAACTGGTCCCAGTGGCAGCGCTGACCTCTGTGCAGCAGTCTTTGTGCTGTAGACGCACAGGTCACTTGAGACTTTACGTAGTGGGATGCTGTGGCACGTAGGTGGAGAACtttacagcttgctttctgtgtttctatgaaGAGCTGAATCTAATGATGGTGGTGAATGATAGTGGTACAGAAGCACCAGTGTCTTGCCTTGAAACCTCCAAGCCGCTAGCTTAAGCGCAGAGAATTCTGTAGTAGTTCCTCTGGTAAATAACTGGCAGTTGATACAAAGCTTTCCATTGAATTCTGCCTAATGGCTCTGACCAAAGAACAAACAAGCTGTGTAATGGCTTCtaactgctgttattttttgctttcaaaaaactGATCTTGTACTTGCTGttgaatatgtattttatttcaatttatcttttgtcttttaaatgtgatgctttttttttcttttcccaaaagtAGAAAGTGTACTACTTAATCTAATCCCTGGGAAGCCTAGGGAAGCATGGGAGCTTTATTGCAGAAGTACCTTAAAGTTCTTGGCCACCTTTAACTGGCATTGCAGGTCAGAACCTTGACTTGTGATGACTGCAAACAAAAATTGCAGCAAAGGTTTCTCCTTCttggaaaagacttttcagGTCTGCTGTGTTTTTAAGGCGTTTGAATGGTGCTCAGAAGAATATCTGTCTGTGAAGcatggagggggggggtgtATCTTCAGAACTGAACCACAAATTCTATGCTGTTCATGGTAGGGGGGTACAGGTTAAAATTTAATCCTAGTCAGGAAAACCTAACTTACTTCTAAGGAAAGAGTTTGCCACCCTGCCTTGCTGGTGTCAGGGCTGCTGCTAGCCTTATCTTGAACTCCAGCCACCTTGAAGTAGGGATGAGAGGAGACCTATCTGAAGTCACAGTAAGTTCCTAGCTTTGTATGGCTGCTGGAGTGAGGCCTGGGTTTTGAATATgagttcttatttttcagtcctaCTATTTTGACCGTGACGATGTGGCTCTGAAAAACTTTGCCAAGTACTTCCTGCATCAGTCCCACGAGGAGCGTGAGCATGCTGAGAAATTGATGAAGCTACAGAATCAGAGGGGCGGACGCATCTTTTTGCAGGACATTAAGGTGAGGAGTGGAGCTATGGGCTGTCTAAAGCAGAACTAGACTAGTCTGTCTCCAGACTGGAAGGGGACAAACTTCCCTGTGGGTCctctcccaggagcagcagctgacagcagaTAAGCATACCAGACTGCTGCAATCTGTGTGGTGCTCAGCCCAAAATCTAGAAATACTTGGTAATTTGATAGTTTGTGCTGATTGACTAAGAAAAAGCACTTCTTGTGTAAAAAGAGGATGCCTAGCCCTAGCTTGCTGTGGGGTAAGCATAACTGGAACACAACTGGTTCATCTGCCTTAAATGTAATGGCAAGAGTATTCTGTCTACACTGTTTTGTAGAGAACTATTGATTCACTTGCCATGGGAATAGGAAACCTGAGATTTCTAATTGCTTGTTATGGCCCACTGCAAGATTTCATAGCACTGTTTTCTTGAAGTCACTTGAGTTAGTTTGGAACAGCAGAAAGTAAGCAGTGTTGTAGGGCCAGTTTAATGCAAGACAGCTAGTCACAGGAAAAACAGGGAATGAAGTGATGGGCACTTAAGAAGAATTCCCTTGCTTACTAGTAAGTCTGAGTGAGCTGAAGACTAGACTTGCCAGTGCTGGTGTCtcagctgctttgtttctgaGATCGTGCCTGCTTACACAGGCAGATGTTCAAGCCGTTAGGTTGtaacaggaggaggaaggcagtaGGTCTGTTAGCTGTCTTGGCTACAAGAGCTCAGAGATCCTAGGGGATGGGGAGAGGTCTGGGATGTGGAGCATGCATTCAGTTCTGTTCCAAGTGTGCACTGTGTGTCTGCCAGGTAGATACCTAAATGCCTAAATGTTGTCTGAACAGGCTTTGAGACTGACTTAAAAGATTTTGTTCCCTAATGGTGCATGGGTACTTACAGAAAATATGGTCatgtgattttttccccttctagaAGCCAGATCGTGATGATTGGGAGAATGGGCTGACTGCTATGGAGTGTGCCCTGCACCTGGAGAAGAATGTGAACCAGTCACTGTTAGAACTGCACAAACTGGCAACTGAAAAGAACGACCCACATGTAAGTGGATGCTGAAGCTGAGAATGTGGATGTGCAATGAGGGGGTGTGTATGTGTCTAGTTGAGGGGTTTAGGGGCTGTATGTGTGTCCCTGAAATcattaaagatgaaaaaagggTGTGAACTAGTGATTCAGCCTTTCCAAAGGGAAGGGCCCAGGTGTCAGGCTATATGATGGCTATTTGGTAGGTTATTGCCATCTTCCAGGAGGACCAGTTGCAGTGTGTTGGGGTGGCTGAGGCCTGCCTGACAGAACAGTGGGTGCGTAGTTTTGTACAGATCCTTCTGTTGCTCTTGGGAAGACAGAGCACTTGCATGAACAGCATTttgaagagaagaaatgcaTGAAGCTGAGCTGTGGGAAGGGCTTGTTTCTGTGGGGGATGAGTTCTGACTTTGAATTGCTGGGTGTCTGTAAGGCTTTGTGTCATAAGGCTTTTTTATCATAAAATTTTGCAGTTGCTGCTTCTGAATGTTAAAAGCTGTGATGCTTTAGAATGCAGTGTTTGAAACAGGTTCCTTCACAGATAGAAGTTATTGGCAAGGGTGGATTGAGGCTGCTTAGTATCAGGAAGACATCAGCATGTGTATGAATCAAAGTACTCTTGAGAGTGTCCTGTATAAGTGAGGGACCTCTAAAAGAGAAACCACATAGCTGGAGCATTTTACAGGTGTAAATACTCATTCATGAATTCAACTGCTATGCAGTGGAGGCCTCTAAATCTGTTCAGAAACTTTCATGTTGCTTCCTGACCTACTGTTGTGCTTGCAGAGTTCCGGAGCAAGTGTGCCTATATAAGCCTGCCTCACTTTGGTCTTGTCCTGGCATTGCTGAGGCAAAACTAAAGTCTGCTTCCTCTCTGGTATCTTCTGCAGCTTTAAAACTGGCATCCTGTATCTTCTCCTTTCCCTAAAGAGCATTGGTAGGGTTTCAGATGCTGCTTCAGCAGGATAAGCCATGTCCAGGCCTAAACTTACAATTCTTGTCTCCCTTTCAGTTGTGTGACTTCATTGAGACTCACTACCTGGATGAACAGGTTAAGTCCATCAAAGAGCTGGGTGACCATGTGACCAACCTGCGGAAGATGGGGGCACCAAAATATGGCATGGCAGAGTACCTCTTTGACAAGCACACCCTCGGGGACAGTGACAATGAGAGCTGAAGTCTTGCCAAGAGCCACCCTATGGGTTTCAGTGGGACTCCTACTTTACTGTCCAGCCATGCATGCGTTTTCAGTTATCTAGATAAACAGTTCTCACACTCTGTACCAAATATCGCCCCCCTTTTCTCTTGTGTTTGTGTATTGCCCTCCATCCAATAAAGTGACTTGGTTCAAGctggctttttctgtttctctcaggAGCGATAGGCTCCTACTTGCAGGATTGTGCTCTGTAGTCTGTTGGTGACAGGTCATTTTAGGTTGGACATGGATGAAGAAATATACTAGAGGGATTAAGTTTTACTTGCTTAGtctttccttccccctgcaATCCAGTGGGCAGGGAACTGCCATTCATTGCAGGAATTGCTCAGTGACTAAAGTTGTGTTTTAAATGCCTTTGTCACCAAAACTTGCTGTAAGGAATGTGCAAGGAAAAATTGGTCCCTGTTAATTTAGGTGAGGCAACTAAATTGATGAAGGGGAAATTAGTGCCTCACTAGGCATCATGGCTGTCATATAAATGGCACTGCTCTTGTGTATGGAGAAAACATACAGTGAATAACAACTTTGAGCTGTGTTCTATTGTCAGGTTGGACTGCAACAGCAGTGTTGAAGGAGCTGCCTTGTCTtaggagctgcagctggtggtggtgcCATCTGCATAGGCTTAGCAACTTTTTGTAAGGCAGAGAGAGTAGACTGCTGTTGTAAAGGCAGTGGAAGGGATGTGGGAGATAACATTTTTCATGTGCCCCCTGTGATATGGGAGATGtgcagctgtttctgaaaacaggaagTAGGAAAACTGGTTTCTGTAAATTCCTATTGCATGGAAACTTTAAAATGAGGAGATGAAGCGGATGGTCCTGGGACTTGagccttgcttttattttcttagggAAGACAGTAAAAACTCAGAGCTGTGTGGTGGGTGTCTGCTACCATCCAGATGATTTCTTATTTCCTTGAGTAGTGTCAAATTGGTGACAGATTTGTGTAACTTCAAAAGGAAGCAATGTGCTGGGCAAATACAGTTGATTGCAGCCACCTGTCTGAGTAGACATGTGCGCTGCCTTATTCCATTACTCCTCCAGTACTGGAAAACACCAGCTAGACGTGACTTTGGGAAGTGACATGACTTGCTTCAGTCCCTTACTTTCCCTGCAGTGCCTTTTCAGTAGGGCATGTGCTGCCTGAGACTTGTGATGGGTCTTGTGATGAATATTGATGTAAAGCTGAAGTTCCAATTCTTGCTGTGATGAGAAgttaatatataataatattaaCTATATTCCTCTTCTGGTTTGGGCTACACCTGCGCTCCAGGCTCTTTAGGTTGGTGCCTGCTGAGCTgttgctgtgctgtgtctgCAATACTTACTGCTCAGTCTTATTTGTTCTCTTGCTACAAATGTAGAGGGGCTTTTGTTACTGTTGCAATGCTGCAGGTGCCTGCTGTTGTACCTGAGGCCAGCAGCGGTGTGAACTTGGCGCTGCCTTTAGCCTCGGCCGGGCTCTGGTGGCACCTCCCAGCAGGAGGTGGTTTGGCGGTGCTGCCCTTTGGGTGAGTGCCAGTGTGGCCAAGTGTAAAGATCCTGCGATACTGCTGATGTGGCAGGTATCTCAGCAGACCTGTGTGTGCCTCTTGGGTCTGCTCTAGCTGTACTGATCTATCTGCTCTTCACACACGTTTTCGCTGGTCTCCGTGATCACCTCCATCAGCCCCACGTAGTCACCTTCAGCTAGAGAGATGCCAGAGTCGTTGGGGGATGGACTCTCTGCTcttctttgctcttttgtaGGGGGAATATTAGTGCTTCCGTTTCCAGTATCTCTCATGTTCCTGGAAACCTCTGCTGGATGCTGGTCTGGAGTGCCGGTTGCATCTTCTAAGCTTAGGCTGCGAGCTTCAGGGCCTGTGTTTCCCTTGTGGGATCTCTCCAGTACGGGAGATGTGACAGGAGTGAATGAGAAGCAGAAGGAGGCACTGCCTCCAGGGGTTTTGTTACTGGGGGTGTGAAAGGCACCTGAATGCTCGGAACTGGGAGTGGCAGATGCTGTGTTCTCCAGGGTTAGCCAGGGTGGGTGGGAAGCTTTCAAGCTCTTGAGGTTCTTGAAACTACCCTGCTTCTCGTGGTCTGGGGACTCTGCCAAGAAGGGGAACTTGGGACTCTCTGATGCTGTGGACTGAGCTCCTGGACTTCCTGTGGTGGCAGCTTCTCTGCTTTTACTGTTAGAGTTGCTCTCTTCTTCTACTGTTAAAACCAGTGACTCAGGACCTTTGCTCCGATCTGTTGGCCAAATAAACGTTTCCCTTGCCCCTGAGCCAAGGGAGCTTTGGCTTTTATATGTATCACTGACTCTGGAAGGTGAGGAGTTGACAATGACGTCCCTAAGAGAAGTCGAGCACGCAGCAATACTGGAGAGTGCTGGGGGCTTCTTACGGCCTTGGCGTCTAGAAGGGAAAATCATGGGGATAGAGCTGATCGGTGTCTGTGGGGCACTGTAGAAACCAGGTCTCTCATAAAATGGGGTTGACATGAAGGCGTCAAAGTCCCTTAGTTTCCTGTCTTCACTGTCCCACTGTTCCTGTGAGCTGGAGTCTCCCCTTGGCTGGTTGATGCTGCAAGGGCTTCCAGACTTGCCCATGTCTTGGTACGTATAATGGGAGAAGGGGGATGTGGGGTCTCCTCGCCTGCGCAGCAGGTTCATCCGGGAAGAGGACCTGGAGAAGCTTGGCGACTGGACGCCGAGGAGCCGGCCCAGGTGTCCCAGTAATGGTGTGGAGTGGTTGGCCTCCTCATTCTCTTTAATTTGCTCCAGAGGCTGGAACTCCATCTCTTCTTTCTGCATGCTGGGGAAAGGCAAAACAGGCTGTTACACAGCCACAAAAGGAGGTGGGTTCTGGTGGAGAGGCTGGCAGCAGAAGGATTGCTGCTGCCAGTGGGAAGCTGCTCTCTTCCTGTATCGCCACTGGATATGTTAGGCCCCCACAATAGGGATGCtcagaggggaggggggaaagaggTCAGAGGCATCCTTTCTTTGGGAGGGTTGGCTCTTGGCTTTGGATGAGCCTAAAGGTACCTTAGAGCAAGATTTCACAGACTATGGGGGAAGATATTACTGCTCGCTCTTCCTCCTCAAGTGCAATATCCTGCACAAGGCCTGATCCCAGGTAAATGTGGACTGTTAGACAGCCTGTGGCTGCACTCACTTGATATCAAAAGTTGAGCCAAGGAATGATGGTCGCTTGTACTCAGCAGTGGCTGCGGTGTAGGGTGGCTGGGGATCAGGCTCGTTCCAGTACAGGTCCTTCTCCAGAATGGGTAAATCTTGATGCATCTCATCCACTGCCATAAGGGAGACCTGCAGGGGACAGCAAGAATGTCATACGGGGTGAATGGCATTCTGTGTGTCTATTACCAGTGGGCAAAgggatgcagggcaggaggaagtGATGTAGCACAGGAGCGAGGCAGGTGGCTGGGTTTGCTGCGTGGTTTCATGTCCCTTGGGTTGTTTTTCATGCGGAGAAATTTGATTAATTGGAAGGAAAGTGATGCTGAAAGAGACAGGAAAGCAATATGCTTACTGGGACAGAAGGGCTCAGTGTTAAGAAGGGCTGAAGGTGAAGAGTTATTGCgtggaggaaagcagaggaggcAGTTCTAGGTATGGACACAGCGTGGAAAAGCTCGGGAGAGGCAGGAATGATGTTGTTCAAAGGTAGTGAGGGCAGGAAACGAACAGTCTGGATCCTTCGTGTGTGCCAGAGCATGGACTAAAGCTGTAATTGGTCTCTGTACAAAGACGGGCCAAACGCCCTGTCTTCTCTGGTGTGTGGGGGTCTTCCTGGTCCAGGTCTTGCCCCGTGTTCTTCCTGGAGCCTGGGATGTCTCCTTGGGAATACTGAGCTGGATCCCTTCACCCTTGTATTTGTTGAGAAGCCTtacattttcctcctgctctcctAGCTATCTCCGTCTGGAGATCCTGGACCTCTTTGAATGCAGCCACCGACAGCTCAGGAGAGCGTGAGGGTGATGGGgactgctgctctgccccagaTGGGCACGGGGGGTGCAGAAGAACTTGGTGACTGCGCTGGCAGGGCTCTCTGAACCCTCAGGTGCAGTCCTGCCTCAGTGTTCCTCTGCAGGTCAGGCTCACCTGGAGGATCTTGCCTTCACTTTACCTGCAGGTTCCTGTCGATGAGCCAGTTGGTTTCAAAGTCATCATCGTCTTCCCCAAAAGGGTTGATGAGTTGCTCAGCCACCTGCATGTGGAGAACACATAGCAGAGGTCATCGTGGTTGTACCTGCCCCTTTCCCTGCAGGGATAAGGCCTGTGGGGCAGTCTCGAGCGTGATGTCCCTTGAGTTTAGAGCAATGCTGCTCCTCCCAAAAAGTGGTGGGTTAAAAATGGAGGCTTTCCAGTGGGTGGGAGACTGGTATGCACAGGTAACTGCCCCTTGCTCACATagccctcctgctgctgtggacCACCACTGCGGGTAACGTGTAGCCtactgctgctcttctcccccAGACTAGTCAGGACTAAAGCTTAGGGAAAGGTGGAGCTGATCTCCAGGGTGAGACACTCAGAAACTGAGGTCTCTGCAATACCCTTGGCCCCTGATGGCTTCCCATTTGTATGCCAGCACTTGGCACCCTGCCCACAGACCGAAGAACACAGCTGGTCCCTGGTGAACCAACACTGGGAAAAACTCTTGGCTAGGTCAGATTCTAGCTCTAGACATAATTTCTTGGACTTACCTTTAACCAGCCAGCATAGAAGAAGAACTGCAAAAACGTAAAGACGGGCACAAAGAGATCTAGTTCATGGCCGGGATAGGCTTTTTCTGGATCCAGGAACTGCCGCCCGATCAGGCAGGCCAGGAAGAAGCTGTAAACAGCCACGGTCACCACCTGGGAAAGATGCCAGGGGACACACCAGAGGAGCTTGAGTTCTCACTTGCTTTCCCAGCATCTCTTTTCAGTTCCACCCCCCACATCTCCAAACAGCggcaagctgctgcagagctgctggctctgtAGCCTCGTGAAAGCCTTGGATTCATGTATGACAggcttctcctctgctttttgcAGGAAGATGCATTTCCACtgcagaaagctttaaaaatgccCTTTGCCCTTTAGCTGTTACATACTGTTTTTCATTCCATGCTGTTCCTGGAATGACATCTGTGTAGGCGTCACAGAAAGCcagtggcagaagaaagcaTGTGACAGCCTGGGTGGAAAGAGCTTAAAACAACTGACACATGGCTGCATGgctgttctgctgctgaagCAAGGGGTGCTGTGAGctcctttcattcttttccttgtctttcctGAAAGCTGTCTTGAGCCTCTCATGGCTCAGTCCATGCTGGCAGGCCACATCCAATTTAATTTGCAGGGGAGGGACACCCTGGCAGTGCTGCGAACTCTGAACTAGCTTCTTCCTTCCTGGTCCTCACATTGGgtctttttaatatttgccTGCTCGCCTGCCCAGATTTCAGGCTACAGTGAGCTTTGTACTTCTCTTCGATCACAGGACCAGGAACTTCcccttttcaaattaaaagcagcTGAGGCTCTCGCATGGTTTCTTGATGTAAGGGGGTTCAAAACAAACACGCAGCACCACGAGACTGGTGAGCTAGCCGTGCTGTTCCTGGCAGGGAACAGCACAGGGCTGTTCCGTGATGGGCAGGACAGAGAGTGCCTGGAGCAACAGACTTTGCATTGTGGATGGAGCCCGATTAAAAAAACGGGTTGTGTACAGCAGAGGGGGCAAAGGCATGCTATGATACTACTTTTCCCAATGTGTTCCCCATTAACCTTCAGCACTGCTGTGTGAACAGAAGCAGTTTCCATTTCATGGTGGGGTGCATTAGTGTTACCTGAGCAGCTGGATTGTGTGAGACAAAGGAGCAAGCTGGTGCCAAAGTGTCTGTCTGGGTTTATATCGAGACCGCCATTAAACACCGGAGTACACGCACACCGCTGCCTTTCACACACGTGGCATAGCTCCACCagagctgccctgcctgctggagcagctttgctgccagACAGATCTCAGCTCTGATGGGTAGGAAGGGACTTCTTAAGGGACATGCTCCCTGCAGGGAGTGGGTCAGTGTGTATCTGTGTTTTCCGCGGCACGCAGTGTGGCTAGTTACCCCTGGTGTTTCTGTGGAGGTGGCTGTGTCTGAGCTGGGGAAAtaaggctgggctgggctgctgaGCTGCGTGTGTGAGAAAGCCGATGCGTGTAGGTGGGGATGAGGGGTCCAAGTGTACCTCATGTCAGCTTGGCCCCTGTGCGACTCAGGTACGGGTGTAAATGGGGGTGCGCCTTGTAGCAGGGGGAAGTGtacacaggcaggcagcagagcagtagTTGTGGGGGGTCCCTTCTCACCTGAGTGTAGACCAGGGGGATGCTGATCCAGTCGTACCCATAGAGTCGCCCACACTGGCTGCGCAAGGTGTTGAGCTCCTGCAGTGGGGAAAAGGAATGGCCTGTCAGCGTAACTTCGCATCTCCTTGCTGGGGATGCTGAGCCTCTCTGGCCCCATCGCCCCTCATCGCTCCAGCCCGTTCCCTCCTGCTCACACCTCCTCTGGAgggggctgcccagccaggaCTCCTGCttgctggctgcccagcagaggCTCATGCTCACCCTGGAGGAACTCCTTGCTGCCTGGGTGTCTCCGTCTGAGCCCAAGATCCCTTCCTAGCTCACTTCATAGCTGAGTTCATCTCCTCACAAAATGAGCAGCGGGCAGGTTAGGCAAAGAATGTCTCGGGAGCATCCGTTTCTCTCTCCTGACTGTATACTGAATCTGGATAAATAGCCCAGAGGGAGATATCTCTCTCTGGGCAGATGAATCTCACTCCAGGCAACAGAAACAATGTGACTTTCTCTGCACATGAATATCAGAAAGGATGAGCTGCTCTGGaccttttttctctgcagctgggcAAGGATCATTTCCAGGGCTTGTCTGTGGAGCATGGCCTGCTTCCCAGGACAATCTAAGAATTTTAAATAGTGAAGTTTTCTACAGGGACCTTGGTTGTTGGGGATGCTTTTGACCTCTTGGTTTCTTCCAGATACATGCTTCCTTGTGGTTTTTTCATCTGTACCCTAGAGACCTCCACTGGCCACTGTCGCTGGCTGGTCTGAAGCGTGGGAAGGCTGATCCAGGACCTGCTGCATGGGTGTCTCCCTTACCACACCTAGATGTGAGTCTTGTGTTCCTCCCGGTCCCACATTTGAGAAGGATGTTGCATTCCCCTTGCCTCTAATATATGTGACATTGCTACCACGTCAGCAGGCCATGAAAATCTCTGTTCTGTCACAAGCTAGAGAGTGGCAGTGGGGGCATTTCCCATCAAAGTTAGTGTAATGTCCCCAGGGACAGGCTTGGCTCACTGTCCTACCTCACCATTCCTATTCCTTGCCTGACTCTGGAAATCCCCATAGTTCTGCCCTGGGGACTGGATGAGAATCTCAAACAGTTGCCTATTGCCTCTGTCGCTCACATTCAGGATGCCTTGGAGCAGCACGCTGTCCCGGATTCTCCCCTCATTCCTTGCCTTCACAGCCAGATTGGAGAACCACACACACGGGATCCAAAACTTGTTGTGGGGGGAATTCAAGCTCTCAAACTTCTTGTGCTCTTCTGGTGTCATGAGGCCTGGGTAAAAAAAGAGTAGATGGGAGAGGGATGGCTATAGAGGGCAAAAGGAATTGATCTggtctgaaatgaaaacatctaAATCTCAGGTGGTCACCTTAGCTCTCCTTAAAAATCACAGGAAAGACTCAGACACTCAGACTTTGGGAGACACAAGGGAGGAGGACAAGTCGTCTTGTTAGAACAGTGAGTTACAGAAGTGTGAGAGGCAGGCTTTATTGCCTTTCACTTTGGATGTCTGCAGCATACCCGACCAGGTCACAGTCAGCAGGGAGATAAAGTACTGCTGAGGGTGCAGTTGCCCGGTGTACGCAGACATGTGTTGAGAATGGGATAACTCGTGTCCTAAAATTGCCTGGTTCTCTCTCTGGATTGCAAAGGGAACCCAGTTGACTAGGACAGGTGCAGACATCTCCCTTTGGGCAGAGTGGGAAATGTCCCTTGAGGAGCATCTTCAGAGAGGATTCAGGGAGCCCAGAAGTTAAGGTTGGTGGTCTGAGGCTCCAGTTCCCACCTTCATGGTGGAAAACTGTTGCCCTGAGGGAGGACAAACCACTTGGCAGAGGTCTGCTTGTGCTCTGCTACAGATCTGTGCACAGGGTCACTCACTACAGAGAGCTCTTCTCTTCCCATGCACACTTCCAGTGCAGGGTGAGCAGCTCCTGGTGAAGTCACTGCACCACAGGCATCCGAACCTGGCCAGCCAGAGCTGCCCTGTGACCTGCAGCGCATCTACATTCACAAACTGGATCTCAACACTCTCCTTACACAAAATATTGGGGCAGAGACCCTGCATCTTTCAGACAAGCCTTCCAGCCACTGGTAGGAACAAGCATGCTGTGCAAAGGGGAAACATAATCAGTTGATTatttcagaagagcagagctAGGGCACGAGCAGATGCTTAGCACCTGCTGCAGACATCAGCTGAGCACATTGC
Encoded here:
- the LOC130155835 gene encoding ferritin heavy chain, which produces MAAPPSQVRQNYHQDCEAAINRQINLELYASYVYLSMSYYFDRDDVALKNFAKYFLHQSHEEREHAEKLMKLQNQRGGRIFLQDIKKPDRDDWENGLTAMECALHLEKNVNQSLLELHKLATEKNDPHLCDFIETHYLDEQVKSIKELGDHVTNLRKMGAPKYGMAEYLFDKHTLGDSDNES
- the LOC130155834 gene encoding bestrophin-1-like; this encodes MLLFLPFRLILSESQRLMFEKLALYCNSYAELIPVSFVLGFYVALVVSRWWAQYESIPWPDRIMNLVSCNVDGEDEYGRLLRRTLMRYSNLCSVLILRSVSTAVYKRFPSMEHVVRAGLMTPEEHKKFESLNSPHNKFWIPCVWFSNLAVKARNEGRIRDSVLLQGILNELNTLRSQCGRLYGYDWISIPLVYTQVVTVAVYSFFLACLIGRQFLDPEKAYPGHELDLFVPVFTFLQFFFYAGWLKVAEQLINPFGEDDDDFETNWLIDRNLQVSLMAVDEMHQDLPILEKDLYWNEPDPQPPYTAATAEYKRPSFLGSTFDINMQKEEMEFQPLEQIKENEEANHSTPLLGHLGRLLGVQSPSFSRSSSRMNLLRRRGDPTSPFSHYTYQDMGKSGSPCSINQPRGDSSSQEQWDSEDRKLRDFDAFMSTPFYERPGFYSAPQTPISSIPMIFPSRRQGRKKPPALSSIAACSTSLRDVIVNSSPSRVSDTYKSQSSLGSGARETFIWPTDRSKGPESLVLTVEEESNSNSKSREAATTGSPGAQSTASESPKFPFLAESPDHEKQGSFKNLKSLKASHPPWLTLENTASATPSSEHSGAFHTPSNKTPGGSASFCFSFTPVTSPVLERSHKGNTGPEARSLSLEDATGTPDQHPAEVSRNMRDTGNGSTNIPPTKEQRRAESPSPNDSGISLAEGDYVGLMEVITETSENVCEEQIDQYS